The segment CCGCAAGCTGAGCTGGGCCAACTGGTCGCTGCACGACAAGCCCGAGACTGCCTCCGCGCTCGTCCCCGGCGCGAGCACCACCGGTAACTGGCCCGCCTCGGCCCTCACGCCCTCCGGCACCTTCATCAAGCAGAAGCTGTTGCAGTAATCCGCGACGGGCGGGAGGCCTGAAGCTCCCGGGCCTCCCGCCCGCACCGGCTTGATCCGAAAGAACGCATGGTTCGCGCGTTCCCTCCTGACAGGGTATCCACATGAGAAAAGATACGGCAGCTCGTCAACCCTCCCAAGCTGAAGCCCTCACCCGCACGAAGCCCTCGTTTCACGCCGCTTCGGCCCTCCTCCTCTCCGCCGCCCTGGCCGGCTGCGGCGGCTCGCCCGGCGAGGCGGGCGTCGCGGGCGCGAGTCTGGAGGAAGGCCAGGCGGAGAGCGCGCTCGAGCTCCGCGAAGGCTCGGGGGGCGACACCACCTCCGCCCCCACGCTCGCGTGCGCGCCGCTGTGCAATGGGAGCTGCACCCCCATCGATCTCGCGACCATCAACACCAACGGCGCCATTAATATCGCGCTGACGGACCAGTACGTGTACTACGGCGGCGGCTATGGCTCCGAGGTCAGCAACGACGAGGTAGGCAGGGTCCCCAAGGCCGGCGGCGCGAAGACCGTCCTCATCAATCGGCTCACCTACGTGACCGAGCTCGTGGGAAGCGGCCCATACGCCTACTTCTCCGGCAGTGGTCGCGGCCTCGGGAGCAACTTGAACAGGGTGAACCCTGACGGCACCATCACCGCGCTGCCGGTCACTGGCGGCTACCCGTCGGGGGTGGCGGTGGACTCGACCCATATCTACTGGATCGGCAACAATCAATACAACATCTACGCCCAGCCGCTCTCGGGCGGGACCGCTTCCCTGGTCGTCCCTCATGATCCTGTTCAGGGCGGGCTGCGGACGTCATTGTTCGCGGACGGCGATAGCCTGTACTATCGCGAACTCGGCTCTCTCTCTTCCACCATGAAGGCGCCCAAGTCTGGCGCCGCGGCGCCGATCAAGCTCACTCGCACGAGCTGGTATCTCGACTTCGACGACGCCAACGTCTACTACGCCGCGAGCGGGGTCTACAGAATTCCCAAGAGCGGCGGCACCGCCGTCAAGCTCGCCGCCACGGGGACGAGGGTCGTCGTCGATAGCGAGAGGATCTACTGGCTCGATGGAACAGCCCTCCGGGCGATGTGCAAGGACGGCACCGGCGCCCAGGTCCTGGCGTCCACCGGCGAGTCTTATAACCTCGCCGTGGACAGCACGGGGGTCTACTGGGCTGGCGAGGGCAAGATCCGGAAGATCGCGAAGTAGCCCGGCAGCGCAGCGCGGGGGCGAGCTCGGGAAGGGAGTGCGCGCTTGACCCCTGCGCTCCAGGAGGTGTCAGAGAACTTGTTCCGCTCCCTCGCCGCCTACGAGTCGTCTGACACCTCTCAGCAGACACCTCTCAGCAGCGAACACCTCTCAGCGCACACGCCCTCAACAGGCCTTCCATCCTTCCTATAGGCCTAGTCCACGCAAAGCGCCGCCTGCAGCTTGCCGTCCTCCACGGTGGCGAAGCAGCCACAGGGATCGTTGCTGACCTGGCAGGTTCCGGTGACGGGCGCGTCGGCGGGCGGTTGGCCGTCGGCCGTGTAGCGGCAGGATCCCTGGCAGTCGTCGCCGTCGCGGCAGGCCTTGCCCGCGTCGGCGTAGGGGATGACGCACATCGGGCGGGCCAGCATGCACACGGGGCGGACGGTCCCGCCCTTGGCGGCGCAGGCCTTCGCGTCGATGGCGGGCGTAGGGCCGCCGGGCTGAGCCGGGTGGGAGGCGCCGTCCGGCGCTGGGTGGATCGGCTGCGGGTCGGTGGCTGCTGGCGTGGCGCAGGCGGCGAGGGCGAGAACGGCGGCGAGGATCAGGCGGCGCATGGGGAGAGGATAGCGGGGCCAGCCGCAGGGGTCATCCCTGCCCTGAACGGGACGGATGACAAAGAAAACCTCCGGCGCCTTCATCTGAATGTGGAGGCGGCAGGAATCGAACCCACGCCGGGCGGTGCGAAACTCCCAGCAGAATCGCGCCCTTACCTCGTGACCGCCCGGAATGATTGGAAGTCGGTATCCCGCCACGTCCCCGCTGTGTCCTGCGCTGTCCCAGTACATTCCGCAGGCTCCTGCGACATATTGCGGCAGACACGTGAGGCCCGGCCACTCGGCGCTCTTCGCCACCAGACCCTCTTTCACCCCAGGGGCCAGCACGTAGCGCGACCGGCCTACCAGGGCCGTGTCGTCCAGCCGACTTCCTGACGTGCGGAGACCGCGCGCCGTCTGGACTCACGGGATTGACAATCTTGACGGTTCTTGTCGGACCTCGTGGCGTCTAGGCTCAACCGGTTGTCGTGATGATGGAAGCGGAACGAGGCGCGTTTGAATACAAGGCGCTCATCTGTTTCCCCTCGGGGACCGGTCGTCCAATCATTCCCATCTTCTATTCAGCCGAACCGCGAGCACGGTCCCTCGAGAGTTGTCTTCAGCGGCGAGAGGGATTGGTATTGGTGGGCTGTCTTCGAGATTCGGGGAAGAGATGAGCCAGGTTTTCGGATGGATGCTGGTGGTGAACCTCTGCTGCGCGGTCGGAGCGGCAGCTGGAGAGGAACTGTCGGATGCTCGGCTCCAGGAGGCACAGACGGCCTTCGACGAGGCGACGAAGCTCCGGGAGGAGGGCAAGTACGCCGACGCCTTCGCGCGGGCGGAGCATGCACTCACGCTCCGGGAGGAGTTGCTCGGGGGCTCGCATCCCCTGGTCGGCAAGAGCCTGAACCAGCTCGGGGCCTTTTACGCCAACGGTGGGGGCGGAGACCGTGGCCGGAGTGAGTCCCTTCTCCTGCGCGCGCTCGGGATCCTGGAAGCGACGCTGGGCAAGAACCATCCGGACGTTGCCACCTCTCTGTACTTCTTGAGCCTGTCCTACGAGGAGCGGGGCGAGTATGAGCAGGCGGAAGCCTCCGCCAGGCGCGCCCTCGCCATTCGGGAGGAAACCCTGGGCAAGGACCATCCGGATGTCTCCAGGGCACTCGGTCGTCTGGCCCGCATCTATCGAGAACAGGGATTGTACAGTCGGGCCGAGCCACTCCTTCTCCGCTCGCTCGCCATCGCGGAGCGGACTCTCGGCGAGAATCATCCAGGCGTCGGTAACGCGCTCAACGGCCTCGCCATCCTCTACTGGAAGCAAGGGTTGTATGACCAGGCCGAGCCGCTCTATCAACGCTCGCTCGCCATTCAGGAGGCAGCGCGCGGTAGGAACCATCCCGAGGTGGCTCCGGCTCTCGGCAATCTCGCTCTCTTGTACATGGAGCAGGGGTTGTATGCTCAGGCCGAGCCGCTCTTTCTGCGAAGTCTGGCGCTCCGCGAACAAGCAATGGGCAAGAGCGACCCCGTGGTCGCCCACGTGCTTCAGCAGTTGGCCGTGCTTTACATGAGGAAAGGATTGCCCGATCGGGCCGAGCCGCTCCTTCAGCGTGCGCTGGCGATCTGGGAGTCCCTGGACAAAAACCATCCCGACGCCGTCTACCCGACCGTCACCCTCTCCAATCTCTATTGGAGGCAGGGGTTGTACGCGCGTGCCGAGTCGATCCTTCAACGCGCGCTCGTGCTCTGCGAGTCGTCCCTGGGCAAGCATCCCCTGGTCGCCATCCTGTACAACAATCTGGCCAACCTCTACCTGGATCAGGGGCGGTACGACCGGGCCGAGCCATACGCCCGGCGCGCGCTCGCCATCCGCGAAGCGACCCTGAGCCCGAATCATCCCGATGTCGCCGCCTCGCTCAGGACACTCGGCGAGCTCCATTTGTTCCGGCGCCGGAGCCGCGACGCCTTGCCGCTCCTCACGCGCGCATTCGCCATGGTCGAGTTGCGTCTGCGTCATGAGGCGCTCGGCTTCTCCGAGTCGCGCCTGGCCACGTTCCTCCAGTACCTTCGAGAAGAGGAGGAGCGCATCTACGCGCTCCAGCGCGCGAACCCGGAAGATGCGGGTGTGCGGCGCCTGGCCCTCACCGCGGCCCTGCTCCTGAAGGGCCGCTCCGTCGATGAAACGGCCAAGACCTCGCGTGTCATCTACAGGAGCCTGGGCGCCGAGGCTCACGACATGTTCGAGCGACTGCGTGGGCTCCGCACCCAGCTGACCCAGCTCACGCTCGAGGGCCCCGGCTCGCTCGCCCCCGCGGAGCACCAACGGCGGCTGAGGGAACTCACCCACCAGTGCGATGCCCTCGAGGCCGAACTCGCCCAGCGCTCGGCGCCTCTGCGCGCGCTGGCCGCGCTGCCAGGACCGGAGGTCATCGTGGACCGGGTGGCGGCGGCCCTCCCGCGCGACAGCGCGCTCCTCGAACTCATCTCCTATACGGACCGTCCGCTCGCCCCCAAGGCCGGACACTCGAAGGCGCAGCCTCCGGGTCAGCAGCGCTATCTGGCCCTGGTGCTCTTCCCCAATGGGCGTACCCGTGCCCTCGACCTCGGACCGGCGGCTCCCATCGATACCGCCGCCACAGCCCTGCGTGACGCCCTCGCTCGCCGTGATGCCGCGTTTCAGGCCCCCGCCCAAGTGCTCTATCAACGGGCCTTCCGGCCGCTACTGCCGCTGCTGGGAGACACCCGCCACGTCTTCCTCTCCACGGATGGCCAGCTGGGCCTGGTGCCCTTCACGGCCCTCCATGATGGGCGCCAGTTCCTCGTCGACTCCTTCGACTTCACCTATCTCACCTCCGGGAAGGATCTGCTGCCGCGCTCCCAGCAAGAGGCGCCCTCCCACTCCGTGGTCGTCGTCGCGGATCCGGACTTCGGTGCCCTGCTCCCAGCGCCATCCGCTTCTCCCGCGAACGCGGCGACCCCCGCCGGGCGCTCCTCCTCGCTGGACTCGTTCTTCTCCACGCTGCGCGCGGACGTGGCGGAACACCCATGGACTCCACTGCCCGGCTCGCGCCAGGAGGCCGAGGCCATCCAGCGGCTCGTACCCCAGGCGCAGCTCTTCCTGGGCGCCGAGGCGACCAAGGAGCGGCTGCTGCACCTGCCGACGCCCGGCGTGTTGCACCTCGCCACGCATGGCTTCTTCCTCGAGGCCGCCCCCGCGCCCGAGGGCTCGCGCGGCCTTGGCCACTTCGGTGCGATGGGAGATGGCGCGCCCGTGCCGCTCTCGGCCAACGCGTTGCTGCGCTCTGGCCTGGTCCTCGCGGGTGCCTCGGCGCCCTCAGCCTCCAGCACCGCGAGGACTCCGCCCGAAGTCGCTCTTGTGACGGCTCTCGAGTTGGCGGGCCTGAACCTGTGGGGCACGCAGCTGGTGGTGCTGTCGGCGTGTGACACGGGAAGAGGCGACGTGAAGATTGGCCAGGGCGTCTACGGGCTGCGCCGGGCCTTCGTCGCGGCGGGAGCGGAGACGGTCGTCATGAGCCTGTGGAAGGTGAATGACGAGACGACGCGCGAGCTGATGGAGGCCTACTACCGCAACCTGCTGACGGGACAGGGCAGGGCCGCCGCGCTGCGAGAGGCCATGCGCTCGCTGCGAGCCACCCGACCCCATCCGCACTACTGGGCGCCCTTCATCGCCGTGGGCCGAGACGCTCCGCTGCGCGGACTGGGGCCCACCGCGCCGGAGCCGCCGGAGAAATAGCCCGCGGATTTCGTGCATGATTGCCCAGGTCACCGGCTCCTCGCGTTTGCGGGCCAGGGCTTCACGTCCACCCAAACGAACTCGCAGGAGAGAGAGCTCCCTGCAGCAGCGACTGCGCTGGACGGCGGTCGACGTGCGGCCTCCTCCTCCCCGAAAGCAGCCCTGGTGCGCCTTCCTGGAGGGCTTCTCCCGGGGAAGGTGTCAAAGGGCTCGTCGCCTGCGAATCGCCTGACACCCTTCCCGGCCCGAGCATCTCAAGCGCAACCCGCGACCGTTGGGGCAGGCCTCCACGCGCCAGGCGCTGCGAGAGTTGCGTGAGCAGTACCGCACCTTCGTCACGGCGTTACGACAGGCGGCGGCTCGTTGGAGGCGGGGGGACTTTTCAGCGCCCTTTCCGCCTTTTTCATTCCCGCCACCTGTTGTGTCAGGTCACATCGCTCGAATTCTTTGACACCCTCGAGACACCCTCGAAGAGCAGAGCCGGGCGCCAAGGGCCCCACGCTCCTCACTGCCCGAGCGACGAGGGCGGCTGCTTCGCGCTGAAGGCGGGCGAGTAGCACTTGTCCTGGTGCTCGTAGAGCACGTCCGGGCACGGGGCCTTCAACTCGTGAGGCAACCAGCAGGCACCGACCAACTCGACCTCGGCGTAGCGATGGCAGGGAGGGCGCTTCTGTCCCTTGAAGGGCTCGCGCGGCAGCGGACGGGCGAGTACGGATTGCCCCGCGTCCGCGGTGTCCACGAGCCCGCCATGGGTGGGCGTGTCCGGATTTTCGCCCGCTGCGGGCTCCTCATAGCTCCCAGGCGCGGGCGGGGCGCTCGCCAAAGGCTCTGGGCACTCGGGAGTTGGGGACACCGAGGCCAGACGCACCCTGAGAAGGTGTCCTGAGAAGGTGTCTGAGAAGGTGTCAGACGATTTGTACGGACGCTTCGTAAGAAACTCCAGGAGGTGTCTCCAGGAGGTGTCTGTCTCCAGGAGGTGTCAGAGAACTTGTTCCGATCCCTCACCGCCTACGAGTCGTCTGACACCTCTCAGCGGCCGGTCTGACACCTCTCAGCGGCCGGCGGGCCGGCGGGCTGACGCGGTAGATGGGCGCGGCGAGCACGCCCACGACCCCGCCGGGCGTTGACTGCGCTCCCGTGAAAGGAGCGCGGGCATTCACGCGGCCCGGGCCATAGAATGCATGGCATGTACTTGGTCCCAAGCAAGCCCCCCGCTCCCAGCTGCCCGGAGTGTGGCATTCCGCTGCACGGCCGGAGCACGCGTGAGGGCACCCTGCAGGTGTGTCCCCGGTGCCAGGGCCACTGGGACGCCCGTCCCCAGACGTCGCTCACCCCCCTGCTCACCCAGGCGCTGGAGCAACGCTCGCGGTGGACCCGCGAGGGGCTCTGTGCCCGGGGTCGGCACGAGTCCCGGCCTCCCGACGAGCACTGTTCCCGCTGCCCCGAGGCCTCCCATCGCTGCCCCTCGTGTGCCGCGCGGCTGTTCCCCAGCGAGCTGCGGGGTCAACCGATCGAGGTGTGTCCGCGCTGTCCGGGCCTGTGGATGAGCGCGAGAGCCTGGGTCGCATTGCGCCAGGAACCCGCTCTGGCCTCCCTCGCCGTGAACCTGGGCGCTGGGGGCAGCATCCAGCGGGGTCCCTCTCCCTGGCCCCAGCGGGTGGCGGTCCTCGTCGGCCTCGTGGGCACGGCCGCCGTGTCGGGCGCCTTCGAAGGGCTCCTCCACCTGCTCTGGTCCCTCTTCCGGGGCGGTTGAGTCGACTCATGCCGTCCTTCTACGCTCTGGCGCATGACCCTCCATCGCCCCCTGACGGATCGGCTGCGCGACAGCACCGGCGTGGGCCCGGGGAAGGAGTCAAAGGGGCTCGTCGCCTGCAAATCGTCTGACACCCTTCCCGGGTGGTTCCGCCGTGGAGCCATTCGGGAGATGCTGCCCTCATGAGAACGGTCTCGGTGACACAGCGGGCGATGGCGATGAGCCTTGCCTTCGTACTTGTTTCCTGTAGTGCGGCGCGCCCTCCAGCGATCGGACCCACCGGGCCCCGGGACCTGACCAGGTACGTGATTGTTCTTGAGCGACGAGCAGATGGGCAGGTAGAGCACGCCTGGATTCCGCTGAAGGAATTCGATCTGACGAAGTTCCAGCACGCCATGAACACGATGAACGTCCGTCGAGACATCGTGCGGGTCTCCTCGTCGGGCTTGAATGCGTATTGCGAGGGGCGGCGTGCACAGTGCGAACAGGACTGTCTCAAGAGTAGCAGGCCATTCGCGATTGGTCGCCGCAAATACATGGACACCAGGGGGCAACCGTGGCGCATTGCCAGGGGGTGGTGGTGTCCGGAAAACTGCATGGATGCTTTTGTTGAATGCACGAAGGGCCGCGGCGAGTGGGCAGAGGAGTACGCAGCCGAGTTCGATGCGGTAGAACCCGCCATTGACTGGCTCAAGAAGCATCGCAGGGAGATTGCCGTGGGCACCGTCGTGGTCATTGCCGGTGTCGCCTTCGCCGTCGTGGCCGCTGGTTCGGCAGGCGCGGTACTCGTTCTGACGCCAATCCTGGTCATGGCGGAACGCTCCCCGGGAATGCTCTCCGGAATCGAGCTCGCGGAGGTGTGCAGGTGACAATCTTCGAGGAGCTCACAGGCGCGACGCTTTTCATCGGGACCCGGCGGCGAGCAGCGGAGGCGAAGGGTCGACAGGACGAAGAGAAGCTCTGGCGCTATGTACGCGCATTCAACCACTTCGTCCTCATTACCGGCCAGATCTACCGATTCGAAGACTCACTCGAGGGCAAGGTTCCAACGGAACGTCCTCCCGTCAGCGCACACCTGGGCAAGCATGAGGGGATGCTCGTGGAGCCGGCGGTGGAACTGCTGCTCAAGACCCTGGACGAAACACCCGAGCTCGAACAGAAGCAGCATGTGCGCCTTCTCATCGCCCTCCTCGACTTCATCGCCCGGACTGGACAGCTCGATGAGGCCGAGGACTACTTCATCAATCAACTGGACCATGCCCCAATGGCCATCGCGCACTTCACCAGCCATGAGGAAGCCGAGGCCTGGATGAAGAGCGTCGCAGAACCACCGAGCCCGGTCCGCATCCTCATCGGCGATGCGTATTACCAATTCTGGTATACGCGTGAGGACAATACGCGCGGGATGTATCGCGAATATTGCATAGAGCCGGTGCTGGAGGCGCTGACCGCCAGGGGAATCCCCCCGCGGACTCCTTCGTTCGCCACACACGTGGAGGCGAAGGAATGGTTGATGAGCCACCCAGCCAATCCCTATGCCTTCGTGGTAATCGCCGGGGAGCACTACTTGGCGGTGCATCACCCGAGGCTGAAGCGTCACTCCCTCCACCACGTGGCGTCAGCCCTGAAAGACTGGGAGGAACGCAAGAGGGCCGTGGAGCTCGATACGGCCCTGGAGGCCGCGGCTCCGTCGGATGGAGCCGATGAGTAGCTAGACGCACGGCGGCTCGCGGGGGAGGGTTATGGGTGATGTGGCTGAGAAGGTGTCAGACAATTTGTACGGGACGATTCGTAAGAACTTGTTCCGCTCCCTCGCCGTCTACGAGTCGTCTGACACCTCTCAGGCGGCCTCGTACTCCTCCCAGAGGGCGAGGTACTCGGCGCGGCATGGGCGCTCGGAGAAGACGCGCGAGACGGCTTCCCGCTCGCGCCGCAGCTTCTCCTCGCGGCTCACACCGTCATGGGGAGTGATGTCTCCCGCGCGCGCCTCGCTCGCGTCGTGTAGCAGCGCCATGCGCACCAGCCCCCCCCGCTCGGGGTGGGATGCGCCCTTTTTCCAATTCTCTCATAAGCTGAATATCGCCAAATATCCAACTTCGAATTGCGGTGAGTGAAATCCAATTCTATTCATCATCGCAACTTGGAGTTGCGGTCCATCGCGTGTGCGGAGGGGACCGTTTGCGACTTCTTGGGGGAGAACGACCATGACATCCACGAATGATGCATCCCGGAGACCCGCGACCTTCCTGCTGGCGAGCTCGGGGGCGCCGGGGCATCTGCTTCGCGTCCTGGACCTCGCGCAGCAGCTCACCGCTCGGGGCAACCGGGTGCTGTTCAAGGCGAAGGCGAGCCTGGCGGCCGATGTGAAGGCCGTCGGCGCGGAGCACCTGCCTCATGAGCGGGTGCTCGACGTCCAGGACATTGGCGATCTCGCCCAGTTCACGAGTCTGCCGCCCTGGATGCCGTCGGTCCCCTTCGGCATCACGATGTTCCGGAGCATCGGCCAGGCGAACAACGTCCAGCTCGCGCGAGAGCTGGAGCCTGTCTTGAAGCGCGAGAAGGTGGACTGCGTGGTCCACGACTTCTTCGAGCTGGGCGCGGCCTGGGCCGCCGAGCGCGCCGGCATTCCCTGGGCGAGCGCCGGGAACATGGGTACGGTCCTCACGGCGGATGAGCTGCCGCTGATCTTCAGCACGATGCCGTCCATGAAGCACTTCTTCCGGTTCCCCGCGCTGATGCACCTGCTGATGGGCCAGCTGATGCCGTTGAACGAGGCGAGGGCCCAGCTCGGTCTGTCCCCCTATCGTGGCCGCTCGGCGCACCTCGTCCAGGCCGCGGCCTCGCCCAAGCTCCACATCATCATGGGCCACCGGGGACTCGCCGGGGGCATTTCGCTGCGCGACAACCAGCTCTTCGTCGGGCCAACGACCGCCAACAGCTCCACGAGCCGCAAGGAAGCGCCGCACGTCGAGCCCGGGACCGTGATCGTCAGCACGACGACGACCCATGCGGACAATGGCTTGTTCCGGCGCGTGTTGGAGGCGGTCTCGCCCATGAACGTCCCCGTGCTCGCCACGGCCGCGGGGGCCCAGGACATCCCCTCCGGGCTCGGCTCCCACATCCGTATCGAGCGCTACGTTCCCCACGACGAGGTGTTCCCCAAGGCCCGGGCGTTGATCACCCACGGGGGTTGGGGCGCGGTGGGTCGCGCCCTGTACACGGGTCTGCCCATGCTGGTCATCCCCCTCGTTGGAGACCAGACCCTCAACGCGTCACTGGTCGAGCGCGCGGGGCTCGGGCGCTACCTGCCCTTGGAGAAGGCGACTCCCGAGCGGATCCGCTCCGAGTTGCAGGCGCTCCTTGCCGACGAGTCGCTGCGGGCCCGCGCCCGGAAGGTCTCCTCGGAGATTCAGCAGCTCAAGAGCGGGCAGGTCGCCGCGCGTGCCCTCGAGAAGCTGGCCTTCGAGGGGAACGTGGACGTCGAGAGCATTTCCGCCGCGGCCTAGATTCCGTCGTCGCCACCGCGGACAGCCTTTTGAAGCTCGGGCTGGTCAGGCCAGTTGCATGAGGACTTCGGTCATTCCATCCTCGTGAACCTGATTCCCGGAGATCACGGCCTGGAATCCACACTTCTCGAGGACGCGGATCGACCCGGCGTTGTGGGAAGCGACCCACGCATTCAGCGGCCGGGTGCGCTCGAGCGCGAGAAACTCCGAGAGCGCCCGGGTTGCGATGCCTTTGCCCCAGTGCTCGCGCCCGATCCAATAGCCCACGAGGCGTTTGGCATCCTGCTCCCAACTGCCGATGTTCCCGACGACCACGCCGCCCACCACGATGGTGCGGCTGAGGTTTTCAGGGCGGAGAACGTTCGTGCGCCAGTGGGTCATGAACGCATCGCGCTCCCGCGATTCAAACGCGGCCATGCGCAGCGCCTCGGGGTCGCGCTGGTGTTCGAAGAAGATCGGAAGGTCCTCATCGGTGACGGTGCGGAGGATCATTGTGTGGAGGCAGGAGGCAGGTCTTGGCGTACGTGAAGGGAGCAGGAGGGGTGAGAGCGATTCTGGAGCACCTGGGGTTGCCGATTGCCGGGCGCCCCGGGCTCCTCACTGCCCGAGCGACGAGGGCGGCGGCTTCGCGCTGAAGGCGGGCGAGTAGCATTCACCCTCGTGCTCATAGAGCACGTCCGGGCACGGGGCCTTCAACTTGTGAGGCAACCAGCAGGCACCGACCAACTCGACCTCGGCGTAGCGATGGCAGGGAGGGCGCTTCTGTCCCTTGAAGGGCTCGCGCGGCAGCGGACGGGCGAGTACGGATTGCCCCGCGTCCGCGGTGTCCACGAGCCCGCCATGGGTGGGCATGTCCGGATTGTCGCCCGCCGCGGGCTCCTCGTGGCTCCCATACGCGGGCGGGGCGCTCGCCAAAGGCTCCGGGGTGTTGGGGGTTGGGCAAACCGAGGCCAGACGCACCAGCGCGAAGAGAAGGGCGCACACCATGGCGGCACTCGCCATGCCCCACCCCAGGCTCCACCGGAGGCGGGGCTCGTGGGTGTCGGACACTGCGCGGGCCATGCGCCGCACTTCCTCGAGCACACTCTCCAACGTGAGCAGCAGCGATTCCGCCGACTGCCTGTCCAGGGCCCTGGCCCAGTCGGTGTGCTCCACTTCCATGGCGGAGTAGCCCCGCGAGGCCCAGGAGCCGAAGATCACCCGCCAGTCCTTGCGCGCTGCCGCGTCCTCCTTGGCGGCGTGCTTGCGCACCAGGGCCGTGGCCCCGCTCGTCTCGTGCGTGGCCAGGTAGAGTTCCTCCTGGCTGTCATGGGACTGCTGCACCTGCTCCTGAATCACGTACGGCCCCAATCGCTCCGGTTCATCCCCGCTCGCTTCGGACTTCTTCTCCTCGTCCATGCTTGCTCCTCCTCCCTGACCTCCCCGCCCGCGGGTGGCCAGGAGCCATGGTGTTCGCATGGACCGCGCCTGACTTCCAGGAGGTACTCGGTTCGTCAGGTGGGGGCCTACTCCTGGGGAAGGTGTCTGGCGAAGTCTCGGAGAAGGCGTCTCCACACCCTTTCTGGGACACCCTTCCTGGCCGGGCGCGGAAGGTCATGGCCGGCCGACGGTCTTCTTCTCCGCGCGGTCGAATGCGTCGCGGGCCTGCTGGACCTCGGGACGATGGCGCTGGGCCCACAGGGCGAGCTCGGCCACGGGGGCGAGCAGGGTGTGTCCGAAGGGCGTGAGGTCGTAGTCGACGCGCGGCGGATTCGTCGGGGTCACGGTGCGCTTCACCATGCCGTCGCGTTCCAGGCCGCGCAGGGTGAGGGTCAACATGCGCTGCGAGATGCCCTCGATGGCGCGCTTCAACTCACTGAAGCGCTGGGGGCCCTCCCCGAGGATGACAATCAACAGAACGCTCCACTTGTCGCCGATGCGCGTGAGGATCTCGCGCGTCGCCAGACAGTCCGCATCGAAGCGCCCGGTAATCTTCCCCTTCCCTGGTGACTTCAATGTGCCTCCTTGTCGAGCGGTGCCCGGAACCGCAACATGCCGCCGCTTCCGAAAAGTAACCAGGAACACGAAAGTAACCAAGTCCTCTCGAGGAATCCCCATGTCCATTCGAACCCGTGTCGTCCTCGCCCTGTCGTCCCTGTTGCTCGCGCCGCTCGCGCGGGCGGAGCCTCCGCCGTCCGCACAGCCTGTCATTCACGAGGATCAGCTCAAGAAGCTCGGTGAGCAGCGGCTTCCGGACCCCCTCGTTCGTGTCGATCAGCTCAAGAAGATCAGCGCGCACGTGTCCATCATCCCGGACGGCGGCGTCCCCCTGGTCCCCAACGTCGGCTTCATCCTCGGCGACAAGGCGCTGCTCGTGGTGGACACGGGCCTGGGTGCTCGCAACGGGGCCGCGGTGGCCCGGGTGGCGAAGCGGCTCGCCGACAAGCGCCGCATCTACCTCGTGACCACCCACGCCCATCCCGAGCACGACCTGGGCGCCCAGGCGTTCCCGGCGAACATCACGATGATCCGCTCCGAGGGCGAGGAGAAGGACATCGCGGAGTCTGGCCTCTCCCTGGCGCAGATGTTCTCGCGCATGTCCCCGGTCAATGCCGAGCTGCTCAAGGACGCGCGGTTCCGTGAGGCGGACATCACCTTCCAGGACACGCTGGACCTGGACCTGGGCGCGCTGCGCGTACGCCTGCTGGCCTTCGGCCCGAACCACACGCGGGGCGACACCGGCGTTTGGATCGAAGCCGACCGGGTGCTCTTCTCCGGCGACGTGGCGATGCAGTACACGGCCGCGTTCGCCAGCCCCTCGTCCACCTTCGCCCACTGGCGCAAGACACTCGACGAGGTGGAGGCGCTCAAGCCCTCGATCATCGTGCCCAGCCACGGCCCCGTGGGCGGCCTGGAGTTCGTCGCGGGC is part of the Cystobacter fuscus DSM 2262 genome and harbors:
- a CDS encoding CHAT domain-containing tetratricopeptide repeat protein; translated protein: MSQVFGWMLVVNLCCAVGAAAGEELSDARLQEAQTAFDEATKLREEGKYADAFARAEHALTLREELLGGSHPLVGKSLNQLGAFYANGGGGDRGRSESLLLRALGILEATLGKNHPDVATSLYFLSLSYEERGEYEQAEASARRALAIREETLGKDHPDVSRALGRLARIYREQGLYSRAEPLLLRSLAIAERTLGENHPGVGNALNGLAILYWKQGLYDQAEPLYQRSLAIQEAARGRNHPEVAPALGNLALLYMEQGLYAQAEPLFLRSLALREQAMGKSDPVVAHVLQQLAVLYMRKGLPDRAEPLLQRALAIWESLDKNHPDAVYPTVTLSNLYWRQGLYARAESILQRALVLCESSLGKHPLVAILYNNLANLYLDQGRYDRAEPYARRALAIREATLSPNHPDVAASLRTLGELHLFRRRSRDALPLLTRAFAMVELRLRHEALGFSESRLATFLQYLREEEERIYALQRANPEDAGVRRLALTAALLLKGRSVDETAKTSRVIYRSLGAEAHDMFERLRGLRTQLTQLTLEGPGSLAPAEHQRRLRELTHQCDALEAELAQRSAPLRALAALPGPEVIVDRVAAALPRDSALLELISYTDRPLAPKAGHSKAQPPGQQRYLALVLFPNGRTRALDLGPAAPIDTAATALRDALARRDAAFQAPAQVLYQRAFRPLLPLLGDTRHVFLSTDGQLGLVPFTALHDGRQFLVDSFDFTYLTSGKDLLPRSQQEAPSHSVVVVADPDFGALLPAPSASPANAATPAGRSSSLDSFFSTLRADVAEHPWTPLPGSRQEAEAIQRLVPQAQLFLGAEATKERLLHLPTPGVLHLATHGFFLEAAPAPEGSRGLGHFGAMGDGAPVPLSANALLRSGLVLAGASAPSASSTARTPPEVALVTALELAGLNLWGTQLVVLSACDTGRGDVKIGQGVYGLRRAFVAAGAETVVMSLWKVNDETTRELMEAYYRNLLTGQGRAAALREAMRSLRATRPHPHYWAPFIAVGRDAPLRGLGPTAPEPPEK
- a CDS encoding glycosyltransferase; amino-acid sequence: MTSTNDASRRPATFLLASSGAPGHLLRVLDLAQQLTARGNRVLFKAKASLAADVKAVGAEHLPHERVLDVQDIGDLAQFTSLPPWMPSVPFGITMFRSIGQANNVQLARELEPVLKREKVDCVVHDFFELGAAWAAERAGIPWASAGNMGTVLTADELPLIFSTMPSMKHFFRFPALMHLLMGQLMPLNEARAQLGLSPYRGRSAHLVQAAASPKLHIIMGHRGLAGGISLRDNQLFVGPTTANSSTSRKEAPHVEPGTVIVSTTTTHADNGLFRRVLEAVSPMNVPVLATAAGAQDIPSGLGSHIRIERYVPHDEVFPKARALITHGGWGAVGRALYTGLPMLVIPLVGDQTLNASLVERAGLGRYLPLEKATPERIRSELQALLADESLRARARKVSSEIQQLKSGQVAARALEKLAFEGNVDVESISAAA
- a CDS encoding zf-TFIIB domain-containing protein, encoding MYLVPSKPPAPSCPECGIPLHGRSTREGTLQVCPRCQGHWDARPQTSLTPLLTQALEQRSRWTREGLCARGRHESRPPDEHCSRCPEASHRCPSCAARLFPSELRGQPIEVCPRCPGLWMSARAWVALRQEPALASLAVNLGAGGSIQRGPSPWPQRVAVLVGLVGTAAVSGAFEGLLHLLWSLFRGG
- a CDS encoding HD domain-containing protein is translated as MALLHDASEARAGDITPHDGVSREEKLRREREAVSRVFSERPCRAEYLALWEEYEAA
- a CDS encoding GNAT family N-acetyltransferase; this translates as MILRTVTDEDLPIFFEHQRDPEALRMAAFESRERDAFMTHWRTNVLRPENLSRTIVVGGVVVGNIGSWEQDAKRLVGYWIGREHWGKGIATRALSEFLALERTRPLNAWVASHNAGSIRVLEKCGFQAVISGNQVHEDGMTEVLMQLA
- a CDS encoding winged helix-turn-helix transcriptional regulator, producing MKSPGKGKITGRFDADCLATREILTRIGDKWSVLLIVILGEGPQRFSELKRAIEGISQRMLTLTLRGLERDGMVKRTVTPTNPPRVDYDLTPFGHTLLAPVAELALWAQRHRPEVQQARDAFDRAEKKTVGRP